From Cervus elaphus chromosome 33, mCerEla1.1, whole genome shotgun sequence, the proteins below share one genomic window:
- the LOC122688449 gene encoding 40S ribosomal protein S5, with product MTEWETAAPAVAETPDIKLFGKWSTDDVQINDISLQDYIAVKEKYAKYLPHSAGRYAAKRFRKAQCPIVERLTNSMMMHGRNNGKKLMTVRIVKHAFEIIHLLTGENPLQVLVNAIINSGPREDSTRIGRAGTVRRQAVDVSPLRRVNQAIWLLCTGAREAAFRNIKTIAECLADELINAAKGSSNSYAIKKKDELERVAKSNR from the coding sequence ATGACGGAGTGGGAAACAGCTGCACCTGCAGTAGCAGAGACCCCCGACATCAAGCTCTTTGGGAAGTGGAGCACCGACGACGTGCAGATCAATGACATTTCCCTGCAGGATTACATTGCTGTCAAGGAGAAGTACGCCAAGTACCTGCCCCACAGCGCGGGCCGCTATGCGGCCAAGCGCTTCCGCAAGGCACAGTGCCCCATCGTGGAACGCCTCACCAACTCCATGATGATGCACGGCCGCAACAATGGCAAGAAGCTTATGACCGTGCGCATCGTCAAGCACGCCTTCGAGATCATCCACCTGCTCACTGGCGAGAACCCCCTGCAGGTCCTGGTGAACGCCATCATCAACAGCGGCCCCCGGGAGGACTCCACCCGCATTGGGCGAGCTGGAACAGTGAGGCGGCAGGCTGTGGATGTGTCCCCACTGCGCCGTGTGAATCAGGCCATTTGGCTGCTGTGCACCGGTGCCCGGGAGGCCGCCTTCCGGAACATCAAGACCATTGCCGAGTGCCTGGCGGATGAACTCATCAACGCAGCCAAGGGCTCCTCCAACTCCTACGCCATCAAGAAGAAGGATGAGCTGGAGCGCGTGGCCAAGTCTAACCGCTGA